One Mercenaria mercenaria strain notata chromosome 12, MADL_Memer_1, whole genome shotgun sequence DNA segment encodes these proteins:
- the LOC123535036 gene encoding 17-beta-hydroxysteroid dehydrogenase 14-like — protein sequence MASRLRFQDKVAIVTGGCKGIGRGCVDVFAENGGKVAVLDIDDAVGETMKAEGPGEVFYIHCDMTKEEEIQAAVEATVERYHRVDCLVNNAGWHPPSRTIDGFSADEFRKLLDLNLVGYYLACKYTLPYLRRTQGSIVNISSAAFTLGQGEAVTYVATKGGVVGLTRALATDEGKHGVRVNAISPGAVRTPLLEDCIKDDLQGGLERCKNSTVLRRVAEPRDIGQTCLFLAAEATFTTGADVSCSAGAELGYGLKQ from the exons ATGGCATCTCGGCTGAGATTTCAGGACAAAGTTGCCATAGTAACAGGGGGATGTAAAGGTATTGGAAGGGGTTGTGTTGATGTCTTTG CTGAAAATGGTGGAAAAGTGGCTGTATTAGATATCGATG ATGCGGTCGGTGAAACAATGAAGGCGGAAGGTCCAGGAGAAGTATTTTACATCCACTGCGATATGACAAAGGAAGAGGAAATTCAA gctGCAGTAGAAGCCACGGTTGAGAGATACCACAGGGTTGACTGCTTAGTAAACAACGCAGGGTGGC ATCCACCTTCCCGAACGATAGACGGTTTTTCAGCAGACGAATTCCGCAAGCTCCTTGATTTAAATCTGGTTGGCTATTACCTCGCATGCAAG TACACTCTACCTTACCTTCGACGGACACAGGGATCTATCGTAAATATTTCTAGTGCAGCATTTACATTAGGCCAGGGCGAGGCTGTCACTTATGTCGCCACGAAG GGTGGGGTAGTAGGGCTTACACGGGCACTGGCAACCGACGAGGGAAAACATGGCGTTCGTGTTAATGC aatatcTCCTGGAGCTGTTCGAACACCGCTGTTAGAAGACTGCATTAAAGATGATTTACAAGGTGGATTAGAAAGATGCAAAAATTCTACC gTGTTGCGGCGGGTCGCTGAACCTAGAGATATAGGCCAAACCTGCTTGTTTCTGGCAGCGGAAGCCACATTCACCACAGGGGCAGATGTAAGCTGTTCGGCTGGTGCTGAATTGGGCTACGGACTCAAGCAGTAG